The proteins below are encoded in one region of Alistipes indistinctus YIT 12060:
- a CDS encoding homocysteine S-methyltransferase family protein, translated as MLKFSLLSELSRRILVLDGGLGTMVQAYGLGEQDYRGDMFRDWPVPLKGCNETLALTRPDVLTEIHEAYLQAGADIISTDSFNANALSLSDQMLDFYVYDICRAAASLARAAADRFTLSNPSKPRFVAGSVGPGNRSASISPDVNRPGARAVTFDELKQAYYDQVRGLVDGGADLILIETFFDTLNAKAAIFAVGELSRERKTRIPVMVSGTLTDVSGRTLSGQTVEAFYTSVHHGDVISVGLNCGLGAEKMRPYIERLAAVAACAVSAHPNAGLPDKEGHYDETPEMMAETVEQYLSAGLLNIVGGCCGTTPVHIAAIAAVAARTTPRTIPEPDGNLLLSGLEPLRIASGPEPLTVGLQADATVSPEFAVAIRDKRYETAANAMRAAIETGSPLAAVCVDDAMGAGPAAIRDLLNIAMATPETARVPVAILSSDWKTLEAGMQCVQGKPLIGPLSLADGDEEFVRRVSLAARYGAAVLVALADEEGDARSYRRKTSVAARVAGLLERTGFPSCDVAVDPGVCPVPASGIGEEDTSGMPSDFFDACRGIRQQYPQWKLCGRIGVVSDRYRPDPGVCRALNGVWLSRAAEAGLDLAFADEDALRSVEEIPEELLGLCEKAIAGSDAASVAALTDYVLGHNPEAERLRSLFRDLKDRTAVTVPGEGSGQDGGTETGGAGDSIGYAKETATGLTPLWLEPLAGLGELYRAGTIPFALLERGISVVTGALPDGVAACSRGWGRVLMATVGDDGYDPGRAALKTLLLVSGCRVEDMGLVREPRRIIERCLNLPETGAAMTGKTAGSTDKSPETTVPGVVGDTNRFDAVLLRGVSARGVGQIAFLLAVAQKQGLQIPFLVGGPAASALQTAVGLAPQYGAGAVLYGGEPVATWRALRRIASPEKDMFLIDVQMEQMALREEYADRAKNKPFRTLSEARAHALKPDFGTVRLPAKTGREVFADYDLKRLVPLINWSYFFGLAGLPGRYPDLLDDPVKGVQARQLYDDARQLLDEVTESGVLHARGIVALYPARRDGDDIVLYEDTACTRELHRLPQLRNQQTSQAVNLSLADFVAPVDGDAPDCVGLYALTLGDGLATWITRCREEGSESRAKLAELLAGRLCEAFAEELHRYARIHLWGIEQEGQLSTEELLAGDYPGIRPAFGIPSCPDRSYRETVFRLLGVPAAIGMRLNENFDMEPAPAACGLIFASAEARNFSVGQIDAEQLETYARRRNMPVELLRKLIRQYIQS; from the coding sequence ATGCTGAAATTTTCGCTACTTTCCGAGCTGTCCCGCCGTATCTTGGTGTTGGACGGCGGTTTGGGCACGATGGTGCAGGCCTATGGCCTGGGTGAGCAGGATTACCGAGGCGATATGTTCCGAGACTGGCCGGTGCCGCTCAAAGGGTGCAACGAGACGCTTGCGCTGACGCGGCCCGATGTCCTGACCGAAATCCATGAGGCTTACCTGCAGGCCGGCGCCGATATTATTTCGACCGATTCGTTCAATGCGAACGCACTTTCGCTGTCCGACCAGATGCTCGATTTTTACGTTTACGACATTTGCCGTGCAGCCGCTTCGTTGGCCCGTGCGGCGGCCGACCGTTTTACGCTCTCGAACCCCTCGAAGCCGCGGTTCGTTGCGGGATCCGTCGGACCGGGTAACCGTTCGGCGTCGATCTCGCCCGATGTAAACCGTCCGGGAGCCCGCGCGGTTACGTTCGACGAACTGAAGCAGGCTTATTACGATCAGGTGCGGGGACTGGTCGACGGGGGGGCCGACCTGATCCTGATCGAAACCTTTTTCGATACGCTGAATGCGAAGGCGGCGATCTTTGCCGTCGGGGAACTTTCGCGCGAGCGCAAGACCCGGATTCCGGTGATGGTTTCCGGTACGCTGACCGATGTGAGCGGCCGCACGCTTTCCGGGCAGACGGTCGAGGCGTTCTACACGTCCGTGCACCATGGAGATGTCATTTCGGTCGGATTGAATTGCGGCCTCGGCGCCGAGAAGATGCGACCTTATATCGAACGGCTCGCGGCTGTGGCCGCCTGTGCGGTTTCAGCGCACCCCAACGCCGGTTTGCCCGACAAAGAAGGGCATTACGATGAAACGCCGGAAATGATGGCCGAAACGGTAGAACAATATCTTTCTGCCGGGTTATTGAATATTGTGGGCGGTTGTTGCGGTACGACGCCGGTGCATATCGCTGCGATCGCTGCCGTGGCCGCCCGGACGACTCCGCGGACGATTCCGGAACCGGACGGCAATTTATTATTGAGCGGACTCGAACCGCTGCGTATCGCGTCCGGACCGGAACCGCTGACGGTCGGATTGCAGGCCGATGCGACGGTATCGCCGGAATTTGCGGTTGCGATCCGGGATAAACGGTATGAAACCGCCGCTAATGCAATGCGTGCCGCGATTGAAACCGGCTCGCCGCTGGCGGCCGTTTGTGTCGATGACGCGATGGGTGCAGGACCCGCAGCCATACGCGATTTGCTTAATATTGCGATGGCGACGCCCGAAACGGCCCGTGTGCCGGTAGCGATTCTTTCGTCCGATTGGAAAACGTTGGAAGCCGGGATGCAATGCGTACAGGGAAAGCCGTTGATCGGTCCGCTGTCGCTTGCCGACGGGGACGAAGAGTTCGTGCGCCGCGTATCGCTGGCCGCACGTTATGGCGCGGCTGTGCTGGTCGCTTTGGCTGATGAGGAGGGCGATGCCCGCAGTTATCGGCGCAAGACCTCCGTAGCCGCCCGGGTAGCCGGGTTGTTGGAGCGGACCGGTTTCCCCTCTTGCGATGTGGCAGTCGATCCCGGGGTTTGTCCGGTACCGGCAAGCGGGATAGGGGAAGAGGATACTTCCGGCATGCCTTCGGACTTCTTCGATGCCTGCCGCGGGATCCGGCAACAGTATCCGCAATGGAAACTGTGCGGCAGGATCGGGGTTGTATCTGACCGGTATCGTCCCGATCCTGGCGTGTGCCGGGCTTTGAACGGAGTATGGTTGAGCCGTGCGGCTGAGGCCGGGCTCGATCTGGCTTTTGCCGATGAGGATGCATTGCGATCGGTCGAAGAGATTCCGGAGGAGTTGCTCGGATTGTGCGAAAAAGCGATTGCGGGAAGTGATGCCGCTTCGGTCGCGGCTTTGACCGATTATGTTTTGGGGCATAATCCCGAGGCGGAGCGGTTGCGGTCGCTGTTCCGGGATTTGAAAGATCGTACTGCTGTTACAGTGCCGGGTGAAGGGTCCGGGCAGGATGGTGGAACTGAAACTGGAGGTGCCGGTGATAGCATTGGTTATGCGAAGGAAACGGCTACGGGGCTTACTCCCCTCTGGTTGGAACCGCTTGCCGGCCTCGGGGAGTTGTACAGAGCGGGAACGATTCCGTTTGCATTGCTGGAACGAGGAATATCGGTGGTGACCGGAGCTTTGCCAGACGGAGTTGCAGCGTGTTCCAGAGGATGGGGGCGCGTTCTGATGGCGACCGTGGGCGATGACGGTTACGATCCCGGGCGCGCGGCGCTGAAAACCTTGCTGCTCGTTTCGGGGTGCCGGGTCGAAGATATGGGATTGGTGCGGGAGCCGCGTCGGATTATCGAACGTTGCCTGAATCTGCCGGAAACCGGTGCGGCAATGACCGGAAAGACGGCGGGAAGCACAGATAAATCCCCTGAAACGACTGTTCCTGGCGTCGTTGGCGATACGAACCGGTTTGACGCTGTGTTATTGCGCGGAGTGTCTGCCCGGGGAGTCGGGCAGATCGCTTTCCTGTTGGCTGTCGCGCAGAAACAGGGGTTGCAAATTCCGTTTCTGGTCGGCGGACCTGCCGCTTCGGCCCTGCAGACGGCAGTGGGGCTCGCTCCGCAGTATGGCGCCGGGGCGGTCCTGTACGGCGGAGAACCTGTTGCAACCTGGCGGGCTTTGCGGCGGATCGCATCGCCAGAGAAGGATATGTTTCTGATCGACGTGCAGATGGAGCAGATGGCATTGCGTGAGGAGTATGCCGACCGGGCCAAGAATAAGCCTTTCCGTACGTTGTCCGAAGCGCGTGCACATGCGCTGAAACCCGATTTTGGCACGGTACGGCTCCCTGCCAAAACAGGACGGGAGGTATTTGCCGATTACGACCTGAAACGGCTCGTGCCGTTGATCAACTGGAGTTATTTCTTCGGATTGGCCGGTCTGCCGGGCCGTTATCCCGATTTGCTGGACGATCCCGTGAAGGGAGTTCAGGCGCGGCAGCTTTATGACGACGCACGGCAATTGCTGGATGAAGTAACGGAAAGCGGGGTGCTGCATGCCCGCGGGATAGTGGCACTCTATCCGGCCCGGCGGGACGGCGACGATATCGTGCTGTATGAAGATACGGCATGCACCCGGGAGCTTCACCGCCTGCCGCAGTTGCGCAACCAACAGACCTCTCAGGCGGTCAATCTCTCGCTGGCCGATTTCGTAGCGCCGGTAGACGGCGATGCGCCCGATTGTGTCGGCTTGTATGCGTTGACACTCGGCGACGGATTGGCAACTTGGATAACCCGTTGCCGGGAAGAGGGCAGCGAATCCCGGGCCAAATTGGCCGAACTGCTCGCCGGCCGGCTGTGCGAGGCATTCGCGGAAGAGTTGCACCGTTACGCACGCATCCATTTGTGGGGGATCGAACAGGAAGGGCAACTGAGTACGGAGGAGTTATTGGCGGGCGACTATCCCGGCATCCGTCCGGCGTTCGGCATTCCGTCCTGCCCTGACCGTTCGTACCGGGAGACCGTCTTCAGGTTGCTCGGTGTGCCAGCCGCGATAGGTATGCGCCTGAACGAAAATTTCGACATGGAACCTGCTCCCGCTGCCTGCGGTTTGATCTTTGCATCCGCCGAAGCTCGGAATTTTTCCGTCGGACAAATCGATGCGGAGCAACTGGAAACGTACGCGCGGCGCAGGAATATGCCGGTCGAGCTGTTGCGCAAACTGATCCGTCAATATATTCAGTCCTGA
- a CDS encoding glutaminyl-peptide cyclotransferase: protein MDRNFVRTATGAVAVAVAAFCLMSACAGSGASRPAGTEGTSTPVSASPAPVLLESVAPVFGAKFAQGERVPIHYTLSKGMTADSVVLSVGNRRIGPVAPEGFTYNLGPKYPVGRVVYRLTAYRGGESQSRSGEFTVLAASAPALYGHRVKRIYPHDRTAYTQGLLFHDGSLYESTGLEGQSTLRQVELSGGRVLRSRNLSDLYFGEGLALLDGKLYQLTWQNNKALVYDLNTFDKTGEFDYGGEGWGLATDGEVLYMSDGTEKIRVLDPATFRPLRTIEVYTDRNKVMYVNEMEWVRGELWANVYTSDNVIRIDPQSGAVLGVIDLGGLLSPADIDATTDVLNGIAFDPATGRIFVTGKNWNKLFEIEVVKR from the coding sequence ATGGATCGTAATTTTGTCCGCACGGCCACGGGGGCCGTAGCGGTTGCCGTAGCGGCATTTTGCTTGATGAGCGCATGCGCCGGAAGCGGGGCTTCCCGGCCTGCCGGTACAGAGGGAACTTCAACTCCGGTTTCCGCCTCGCCGGCTCCGGTATTGCTGGAATCGGTCGCCCCGGTGTTCGGTGCGAAGTTTGCCCAGGGAGAGCGCGTCCCGATCCATTATACGCTTAGCAAAGGGATGACTGCCGACAGTGTGGTCCTGTCGGTGGGTAACCGGAGGATCGGTCCGGTAGCGCCCGAAGGATTTACGTACAATCTGGGCCCGAAATATCCGGTGGGAAGGGTGGTGTATCGGCTGACCGCCTATCGCGGCGGTGAGAGCCAGAGCCGCTCGGGTGAATTTACAGTGCTGGCCGCCTCGGCTCCGGCCCTTTACGGACACCGCGTGAAACGAATTTATCCGCACGACCGGACGGCCTACACCCAGGGATTGCTGTTCCATGACGGTTCCCTGTACGAGAGCACGGGCCTTGAAGGACAATCCACCCTGCGGCAGGTGGAACTCTCCGGCGGCCGTGTATTGCGAAGCCGTAACCTGTCCGACCTGTATTTCGGCGAAGGGCTCGCACTGTTGGACGGAAAACTCTACCAGCTGACCTGGCAGAACAACAAAGCGTTGGTTTACGACCTGAATACGTTCGATAAAACGGGCGAGTTCGATTATGGCGGTGAAGGATGGGGGTTGGCTACCGACGGTGAGGTGCTTTACATGAGCGACGGGACGGAAAAGATACGCGTGCTCGATCCGGCCACGTTCCGTCCGCTGCGCACCATAGAGGTCTATACCGACCGGAACAAAGTGATGTACGTCAATGAAATGGAGTGGGTTCGCGGTGAATTGTGGGCCAACGTATATACTTCCGATAACGTTATTCGTATCGATCCGCAAAGCGGGGCGGTATTGGGGGTGATCGACCTGGGCGGCCTGCTGTCGCCGGCCGATATCGATGCGACGACCGATGTGCTCAACGGCATTGCGTTCGATCCTGCTACCGGACGCATTTTTGTCACCGGTAAGAACTGGAACAAGCTTTTCGAGATCGAGGTGGTGAAGCGGTAG
- the serS gene encoding serine--tRNA ligase, protein MLTLKQIRDDRAFALERLAVKGVDAAAALDRIEQLDDSRKALQAKLDANLAQQNANAKEIGQLFKAGKQAEAAAAKEKTAALKEVSKQLEEKLKQTEGELNEIIVTLPNFPHSSVPQGKTAADNVIVRTGGETPELGAGALPHWELASKYDIIDFELGVKLTGAGFPVYKGQGAALQRALIAFFLDNNTSAGYTEVMPPLMVNEASGFGTGQLPDKEGQMYHATVDNFYLIPTAEVPVTNIYRDVIINESDFPIKLTAYTPCFRREAGSYGKDVRGLNRLHQFDKVEIVQIAHPETSYEALEGMVKHVESIVQKLELPYRILRLCGGDMSFTSALTFDFEVFSAAQQRWLEVSSVSNFESFQANRLKLRYRDANKKTRLAHTLNGSSLALPRIVAALLENNQTPEGIRIPKALVPYTRFEMIK, encoded by the coding sequence ATGCTGACACTTAAGCAAATCAGAGACGACAGGGCCTTCGCGCTCGAACGTCTGGCCGTGAAAGGGGTGGATGCCGCCGCCGCACTCGACCGCATCGAGCAGCTGGACGACTCCCGCAAGGCGCTTCAGGCCAAGTTGGATGCCAATCTGGCCCAGCAAAACGCCAACGCCAAAGAGATCGGTCAGCTCTTCAAGGCCGGCAAGCAGGCCGAAGCCGCCGCTGCAAAAGAAAAGACCGCCGCGCTGAAGGAGGTCTCCAAGCAGCTCGAAGAGAAACTGAAGCAAACCGAGGGTGAACTGAACGAAATTATCGTCACGCTGCCCAACTTCCCGCACAGCTCGGTACCGCAAGGCAAAACCGCCGCAGACAACGTGATCGTCCGCACCGGCGGAGAGACTCCCGAACTGGGTGCCGGGGCATTGCCGCACTGGGAGCTGGCTTCGAAATACGACATCATCGACTTCGAACTAGGCGTCAAGCTGACCGGAGCCGGATTTCCGGTTTACAAAGGCCAGGGCGCCGCATTGCAACGCGCACTGATCGCTTTTTTCCTCGACAACAACACATCGGCCGGTTATACCGAAGTGATGCCCCCGCTGATGGTCAACGAGGCATCCGGTTTCGGCACGGGTCAGCTGCCCGACAAGGAGGGACAGATGTACCACGCCACCGTGGATAACTTCTACCTGATTCCGACCGCAGAGGTGCCGGTAACGAACATCTACCGCGACGTAATCATCAACGAATCGGACTTCCCGATCAAACTGACGGCCTATACGCCCTGTTTTCGCCGCGAAGCCGGCTCGTACGGCAAGGATGTGCGCGGACTCAACCGCCTGCACCAGTTCGACAAGGTCGAGATCGTGCAGATCGCCCATCCCGAAACCTCTTACGAAGCTCTCGAGGGAATGGTCAAACATGTCGAAAGCATCGTGCAAAAGCTCGAACTGCCCTACCGCATCCTGCGTTTGTGCGGCGGGGATATGAGTTTCACTTCAGCGCTCACGTTCGACTTCGAAGTCTTCTCGGCCGCACAGCAGCGCTGGCTGGAGGTTTCGTCGGTTTCGAACTTCGAATCGTTCCAGGCCAACCGCCTGAAATTGCGTTACCGCGATGCGAACAAGAAGACCCGGCTCGCCCATACGCTCAACGGCAGTTCGCTGGCCCTGCCGCGCATCGTTGCCGCCCTGCTCGAAAACAACCAGACGCCCGAAGGCATCCGCATCCCGAAAGCGCTCGTGCCCTACACGCGCTTCGAAATGATCAAATAG
- a CDS encoding glycosyl hydrolase, with amino-acid sequence MKKVLSQCVNTVHPYIFTHVTNLPRRTLLLLCSALLLSGCGRNGSDDTMPMQCRVESAPDLQSLATGFMNPAPENRAWVYWFVMDGNLSREGIKADLEAMQRAGIGGVIFLEVNVGVPRGPVDFMSDEWIALFKYATEECERLGIQLTLISGPGWTGSGGPWVKPEDAMHFIVADTISVTGGGHVSVQLPRPQPRKPYFGIENLTPEMRRQRAAYYEDLFVLAYPKPVAADSSTRIDNIEEKAIYLRHPYSSAPKTNPFLPMPVNLPDAPQGTVLATDQCVDVTSLLDPDGRLEWDAPAGQWVIYRFGRTLTGANTRPAPLPGVGFECSKMDTTALNHHLDHFVGRLMAAVGHKPHDRPAGWNMLHIDSWEMGTQNWTDHFKEIFKARRGYDLTPYLPTLSGQIVESREVSERFLWDFRLTSQELVLENHARHLRDYAHRYGFGLSIEPYDMSPNNDIALGGIADVPMGETWEVDDVFNTAFSCIEAVSAARINNRPIVGAEAFTSSHFDKGKFWKLHPGNMKNQTDWSFCIGINRLVFHRYAHQPWTDKWPGMTMSAYGLTYERTQTWWELSQSWHTYLARCQYLLRQGQGVADILFLTPEGAPHAFTPPVSAMEGSDRLPDKKGYNFDGCDPGTLLDKAFVRDGKICFPGGMQYSILALPTSGRMTPELLAKVDKLIHDGATVIGFAPEKSPSLTDYPACDKKLAELAGRMWGDGKTAAAKRTIGKGTLFTCTAADTAGMALDSRGYRTPYVKYETIATALAAQGVRPDFESDVPLRYIHRTSNGMEIYMVSNPSNQAVNATCTFRATDTGCSLWDAVQGRIAPVSAETTADGRSRITLPLEACGSVFVVFSPVPPADIVNTTTLWPKLETALEVKGPWQVHFQEGRGAPAEATFPTLTDWSRHADPGIRYFSGIADYTTSFDLPESELSTHRNWYIDLGRTEVIARIELNGKPVTELWKTPFACDITPYLQAGQNTLKVSVANEWPNRLIGDDALPQEKRVTFTTYNPYKKGTPLLPSGLLGPVRVAWAE; translated from the coding sequence GTGAAAAAAGTCCTCTCCCAATGCGTGAATACGGTACATCCGTACATTTTCACGCACGTTACAAACTTGCCCCGTAGAACGTTGCTGCTGCTTTGCTCCGCACTGCTGCTATCCGGTTGCGGCAGAAACGGCTCCGACGACACGATGCCGATGCAGTGCCGCGTCGAATCGGCTCCGGACCTGCAATCACTCGCGACAGGTTTCATGAATCCCGCTCCCGAAAACCGCGCCTGGGTTTACTGGTTCGTGATGGACGGCAATTTATCGCGCGAGGGAATCAAAGCCGACCTCGAAGCGATGCAACGCGCCGGAATCGGCGGTGTCATCTTCCTCGAAGTAAATGTCGGCGTCCCGCGCGGTCCGGTAGATTTCATGAGCGACGAGTGGATCGCGCTGTTCAAATACGCGACTGAAGAGTGCGAACGGCTCGGTATCCAGCTCACGCTGATTTCCGGGCCCGGCTGGACCGGCAGCGGCGGTCCCTGGGTGAAACCCGAAGATGCGATGCACTTTATCGTAGCCGACACGATCTCCGTCACCGGGGGCGGCCATGTTTCGGTACAGCTTCCGCGCCCGCAACCGCGAAAGCCCTATTTCGGCATCGAGAACCTGACCCCGGAGATGCGCCGGCAACGGGCTGCCTACTACGAGGACCTCTTCGTGCTGGCCTATCCGAAACCGGTCGCTGCGGACAGCAGCACCCGAATCGACAACATCGAAGAAAAGGCGATCTACCTGCGCCATCCTTACTCGTCGGCTCCGAAAACAAATCCGTTCCTGCCGATGCCGGTCAACTTGCCCGACGCTCCGCAGGGCACCGTATTGGCCACGGATCAGTGCGTGGACGTAACCAGCCTGCTGGATCCGGACGGACGGCTCGAATGGGATGCCCCCGCCGGTCAATGGGTGATCTACCGCTTCGGGCGCACGCTCACGGGAGCCAACACGCGTCCCGCCCCGCTGCCGGGCGTCGGTTTCGAATGCAGCAAGATGGACACCACGGCCCTCAACCATCACCTCGACCACTTCGTAGGCCGGCTGATGGCTGCCGTGGGACATAAACCGCACGACCGGCCCGCCGGATGGAATATGCTGCACATCGACAGTTGGGAAATGGGAACCCAAAACTGGACAGACCATTTCAAAGAGATTTTCAAAGCACGCCGCGGTTACGACCTGACGCCCTACCTGCCGACGCTTTCGGGACAGATCGTGGAGAGCCGTGAAGTCTCCGAGCGCTTTCTGTGGGATTTCCGCCTGACGTCACAGGAACTCGTGCTCGAAAATCACGCCCGTCACCTGCGCGATTACGCACACCGGTACGGTTTCGGGCTGTCGATCGAGCCGTACGACATGAGTCCGAACAACGACATCGCACTGGGCGGCATCGCCGACGTGCCGATGGGCGAAACCTGGGAAGTGGACGATGTGTTCAACACTGCGTTCAGCTGTATCGAGGCGGTTTCGGCGGCCCGGATCAACAACCGGCCGATCGTCGGGGCCGAAGCGTTCACCAGTTCGCATTTCGACAAGGGCAAATTCTGGAAACTCCATCCCGGAAACATGAAAAACCAAACAGACTGGTCGTTCTGCATCGGCATCAACCGCCTGGTATTCCACCGTTATGCCCACCAGCCGTGGACGGACAAGTGGCCCGGAATGACCATGAGCGCTTACGGACTGACCTACGAACGCACCCAGACCTGGTGGGAACTCTCGCAATCGTGGCATACCTACCTCGCACGCTGCCAGTACCTGCTGCGGCAAGGCCAGGGCGTCGCCGACATCCTGTTCCTGACCCCGGAAGGGGCCCCGCACGCTTTCACGCCGCCGGTCAGCGCGATGGAAGGCTCCGACCGGCTGCCGGATAAAAAAGGCTACAACTTCGACGGATGCGATCCCGGAACGCTATTGGACAAGGCCTTCGTCCGCGACGGCAAAATATGCTTCCCGGGCGGCATGCAGTACAGCATCCTTGCTCTGCCCACGTCGGGCCGCATGACGCCGGAACTGCTTGCCAAAGTGGACAAGCTGATCCATGACGGCGCAACGGTGATCGGCTTCGCTCCCGAAAAATCGCCGAGCCTCACCGACTACCCCGCCTGCGACAAGAAACTGGCTGAACTGGCAGGCAGAATGTGGGGCGACGGCAAAACCGCCGCTGCCAAACGCACCATCGGAAAGGGCACGCTTTTCACCTGCACGGCTGCCGACACGGCCGGCATGGCGCTCGATTCGCGCGGCTACCGGACACCTTATGTCAAATACGAAACTATCGCGACCGCGCTGGCTGCTCAGGGGGTACGACCCGATTTCGAAAGCGACGTACCGCTGCGCTATATACACCGCACCTCGAACGGCATGGAAATTTACATGGTCTCGAATCCTTCTAACCAAGCCGTAAACGCAACCTGCACGTTCCGCGCGACCGATACCGGCTGTTCGTTATGGGATGCCGTACAAGGCCGCATTGCGCCGGTATCGGCGGAAACCACCGCCGACGGACGCTCCCGCATCACGCTGCCCCTGGAAGCCTGCGGATCTGTATTCGTCGTTTTCTCACCGGTTCCCCCGGCCGACATCGTCAACACAACGACCCTGTGGCCGAAACTGGAAACCGCACTGGAAGTGAAAGGTCCCTGGCAGGTGCATTTCCAGGAAGGACGGGGCGCTCCGGCAGAAGCCACGTTCCCTACCCTGACGGACTGGAGCAGGCATGCCGACCCGGGCATCCGTTATTTCAGCGGCATCGCCGATTACACGACCTCGTTCGACTTACCTGAAAGCGAACTCAGCACGCACCGGAACTGGTATATCGACCTGGGACGTACCGAAGTGATCGCACGGATCGAACTGAACGGCAAACCGGTGACCGAACTGTGGAAAACTCCTTTCGCATGCGACATCACCCCTTACCTGCAAGCGGGCCAAAACACACTGAAGGTTTCGGTGGCCAACGAATGGCCGAACCGGCTGATCGGGGACGACGCACTGCCCCAGGAGAAACGGGTGACGTTCACGACTTACAATCCGTACAAAAAAGGCACGCCGCTGTTACCGTCAGGCCTGCTGGGTCCGGTGCGGGTGGCTTGGGCGGAATAG
- a CDS encoding alpha/beta hydrolase yields MKPFPSRFLLLPAALLLYCTNLSHGAEPAVLSDSLSKQTILFAHRDTCDLRMDIYRTETAQTEQTAQPVMLFVFGGAFMKGERDKPYYIPYFRELAAQGITAVSIDYRLGLKDRKISVFKTKPADTAIRMAVEDLFSATDYLIRHAAALNIDTSCIMLSGSSAGAVTVLHADYTLCNRLPLSEMLPQDFRYKGVLSFAGAIFSHEGRPRYRATPAPTLFMHGDKDKVVPYNKIQLFSKGLFGSKSLARRFRKAGYPYAFFTMQGQTHDVALTGMYHPDEITWFVRRYVFEHHRWQMNAELDELDRLPREAYTKPYATDANK; encoded by the coding sequence ATGAAACCATTTCCAAGCCGTTTCCTCCTGCTCCCGGCAGCTTTACTCCTGTACTGCACGAACCTGTCGCACGGGGCCGAACCCGCTGTACTGTCCGACAGCCTGTCCAAACAAACCATCCTGTTCGCACACCGCGACACCTGTGACCTGCGGATGGACATCTACCGCACGGAGACTGCACAGACGGAGCAAACCGCTCAGCCGGTTATGCTTTTCGTTTTCGGGGGCGCTTTCATGAAAGGAGAACGGGACAAACCCTATTACATACCCTACTTCCGGGAACTGGCGGCACAAGGAATTACCGCCGTCTCGATAGACTACCGGCTGGGACTGAAAGACCGTAAAATTTCGGTATTCAAGACCAAACCCGCCGATACGGCGATCCGAATGGCCGTGGAAGACCTCTTCAGCGCTACCGATTACCTAATCCGGCACGCCGCTGCGTTGAACATCGACACCTCATGCATCATGCTGAGCGGATCGAGCGCGGGTGCAGTCACGGTACTGCACGCGGACTATACGCTGTGCAACAGACTACCGCTATCGGAGATGTTGCCGCAGGATTTTCGCTACAAAGGAGTGCTGTCGTTCGCCGGCGCGATCTTCAGCCACGAAGGACGGCCCCGCTATCGCGCAACTCCGGCGCCGACGCTTTTTATGCACGGCGACAAGGATAAGGTGGTGCCGTACAACAAAATCCAGCTGTTCAGCAAAGGTCTGTTCGGGTCGAAATCGCTTGCGCGCAGGTTCCGCAAAGCTGGCTATCCCTACGCATTTTTCACGATGCAGGGACAAACGCACGACGTGGCGCTGACAGGCATGTACCATCCCGACGAAATCACATGGTTCGTCCGGCGCTATGTTTTCGAACATCACCGGTGGCAGATGAATGCTGAATTGGATGAACTCGACCGGCTTCCGAGGGAAGCCTATACCAAACCGTATGCGACAGATGCGAACAAATGA